In Sphingobium sp. B2D3C, a genomic segment contains:
- a CDS encoding UrcA family protein has product MKIVAAALVAAGLLVGSSAGFAKPRENVEVRVSTDGVNFADAESVDQFRGRVAREIAAACNPGNRVNADLAPDFKCRKSMKQVSETRIAQLSNSNARMATMD; this is encoded by the coding sequence ATGAAAATCGTTGCCGCCGCCCTCGTCGCGGCTGGTCTGCTCGTCGGTTCGAGCGCCGGATTCGCCAAGCCCCGTGAAAATGTCGAAGTGCGCGTCTCCACGGACGGCGTGAACTTCGCCGACGCCGAGAGCGTCGACCAGTTTCGCGGTCGCGTCGCTCGTGAAATCGCCGCTGCCTGCAACCCGGGCAACCGCGTGAATGCCGATCTGGCGCCGGACTTCAAGTGCCGCAAGTCGATGAAGCAGGTCAGCGAGACCCGCATCGCGCAGCTGTCCAACAGCAATGCGCGCATGGCGACCATGGACTGA
- a CDS encoding complex I NDUFA9 subunit family protein, whose translation MIATDKPIVLFGGGGFVGRHVAQELLAKGYRLRIAQRDPRQAFALRTLGGMGQIQFAAVDITRADQVTAALTGASAAVNFVGLLTGDMHAAHVVGAQTISEAAAAARLEALVHVSAIGADAASASAYGRTKAEGEAAVRSAFPRATIVRPSILFGQDDQFTNRFARLIASGSTLPGQIVPVIRGETRFQPVHVVDVARAIAQAATQPEDHAGQTYELGGPDTLSLRQINYWIAAEIGRPCSFLPIPDGVAKALAMLTGWAPGAPITRDQFEMLLSDNVVAPGAAGFERFGITPAPMAAIAPAWLEQYRKQGRFGVTARA comes from the coding sequence ATGATAGCGACGGACAAGCCGATTGTGTTGTTTGGGGGTGGTGGTTTCGTCGGCCGCCACGTGGCGCAGGAGCTGCTGGCGAAGGGCTATCGCCTGCGCATCGCCCAGCGCGATCCGCGCCAGGCCTTTGCGCTGCGCACGCTGGGCGGCATGGGCCAGATCCAGTTCGCGGCCGTGGACATCACCCGCGCCGATCAGGTCACTGCAGCCCTCACGGGCGCATCCGCCGCAGTCAACTTCGTCGGCCTGCTGACCGGCGATATGCACGCCGCGCATGTGGTGGGCGCACAGACCATATCCGAGGCTGCGGCGGCGGCGCGCCTTGAGGCGCTGGTTCACGTCTCCGCCATTGGCGCGGACGCCGCCAGTGCGTCTGCCTATGGGCGGACCAAGGCCGAGGGTGAGGCGGCAGTGCGCAGCGCCTTCCCGCGCGCGACCATCGTGCGGCCCTCGATCCTGTTCGGGCAGGACGACCAGTTCACCAACCGCTTTGCCCGCCTGATCGCCTCGGGATCGACCCTGCCCGGCCAGATCGTCCCGGTGATCCGTGGCGAGACGCGCTTTCAGCCCGTGCATGTGGTCGATGTCGCCCGCGCCATCGCGCAGGCCGCGACTCAGCCCGAGGATCATGCTGGTCAGACCTATGAGCTGGGCGGCCCGGACACGCTCTCCCTGCGCCAGATCAACTACTGGATCGCCGCCGAGATCGGTCGCCCGTGCAGCTTCCTGCCCATCCCCGACGGTGTCGCCAAGGCGCTGGCCATGCTGACCGGCTGGGCACCGGGCGCGCCGATCACGCGCGACCAGTTCGAGATGCTGCTGAGCGACAATGTCGTTGCGCCGGGCGCGGCGGGCTTCGAGCGGTTCGGCATCACCCCAGCCCCGATGGCGGCGATTGCGCCGGCCTGGCTGGAGCAATATCGCAAGCAAGGGCGGTTCGGCGTCACGGCACGGGCCTGA
- a CDS encoding undecaprenyl-diphosphate phosphatase → MDSNVFTAILLGILEGLTEFLPVSSTGHLILASELLGFTGESSVTFKIAIQFGAILAVMAVYWQRFWGVGTGLLKGRPDDIAFTRNVFLGFAPALVIGVLAYEAVRAAIQTPMIVAVALIIGGILMLILERMVKTVRVKSVETMPFTTALGIGLVQCIAMIPGVSRSGATILGALTMGVDRKTAAEYSFFLAVPTMLAATVYALWKDRALLNADDLGMIAIGFGMAFLTALFVVKGFVAVVTRYGFKPFAWYRIIAGSIALIALLMR, encoded by the coding sequence ATGGATAGCAACGTCTTCACCGCCATTCTGCTGGGCATATTGGAAGGGCTGACCGAGTTTCTGCCCGTCTCCTCGACAGGCCACCTCATTCTGGCGAGCGAGTTGCTGGGCTTTACCGGCGAATCGTCGGTGACCTTCAAGATCGCCATCCAGTTCGGTGCCATTCTCGCTGTGATGGCTGTCTACTGGCAGCGCTTCTGGGGCGTGGGCACGGGCCTGCTGAAGGGCCGGCCGGACGATATCGCCTTCACGCGCAACGTGTTCCTCGGCTTTGCGCCGGCGCTGGTCATCGGCGTTCTCGCCTATGAAGCGGTGCGCGCCGCTATTCAGACCCCGATGATCGTGGCGGTCGCCCTCATCATCGGCGGCATTCTGATGCTGATCCTGGAGCGGATGGTGAAGACCGTGCGGGTCAAGTCGGTGGAGACCATGCCATTTACCACCGCGCTTGGCATCGGACTGGTGCAGTGCATCGCGATGATACCGGGCGTAAGCCGGTCCGGCGCGACCATTTTGGGGGCGCTGACCATGGGCGTCGACCGCAAGACGGCAGCGGAATACAGCTTCTTCCTCGCCGTCCCCACCATGCTCGCAGCGACCGTCTATGCGCTTTGGAAAGATCGCGCGCTGCTCAACGCCGACGATCTGGGGATGATCGCCATCGGTTTCGGCATGGCCTTCCTCACTGCGCTCTTCGTCGTGAAGGGCTTTGTCGCCGTCGTGACCCGCTACGGTTTCAAGCCTTTTGCCTGGTACCGAATCATAGCCGGGTCGATCGCTCTGATCGCCCTTTTGATGCGATAG
- a CDS encoding NAD(P)-dependent oxidoreductase, translated as MAENPMLKFVIRPQSYPEKRSANERAHDFHEISDGFETPKAEDQAARCSQCGVPYCSVHCPLHNHIPDWLRLTAEGRLREAYELSNMTSTMPEICGRICPQDRLCEGNCVIEFSGHGAVTIGSVEKFITDTAWEEGWVEPVQVGKATGFSVGIIGAGPGGLTTAEYLRAAGHEVHVYDRHDRAGGLLTYGIPGFKLEKEVVMRRVKRLEDAGIQFHMGFDVGKDASLAELRERHDALLIATGVYKARDIKAPGVGTTGVVKALDFLTASNKAGFGDHVPAHEDGSLLATGKDVVVIGGGDTAMDCVRTSIRQGAKSVRCLYRRDRENMPGSQREVQNAEEEGVEFVWLSAPVAFEGTEKVTGVKTTRMRLGQPDASGRRAPEPEPGSETSIPADLVIKALGYDPEDLPVLFGEPGLAVTRWGTLRVDHRNMMTSVDGVFAAGDIVRGASLVVWAIRDGRDVADHMHSYLRARTPKKQAVAA; from the coding sequence ATGGCCGAGAATCCGATGCTCAAATTCGTCATTCGCCCGCAATCCTATCCGGAGAAGCGGTCCGCGAACGAACGCGCGCATGACTTCCATGAAATTTCGGACGGGTTCGAAACGCCCAAGGCCGAGGATCAGGCCGCGCGCTGCTCGCAGTGCGGCGTGCCCTATTGCTCGGTCCACTGCCCGCTGCACAACCACATCCCGGACTGGCTGCGCCTGACCGCGGAAGGTCGGCTGCGCGAGGCGTATGAGCTCTCCAACATGACCTCCACAATGCCCGAGATCTGCGGCCGCATCTGCCCGCAGGACCGGCTGTGCGAGGGCAATTGCGTCATCGAATTTTCCGGCCATGGCGCCGTCACCATCGGCTCGGTCGAGAAGTTCATCACCGATACCGCCTGGGAAGAAGGCTGGGTCGAGCCGGTGCAGGTCGGCAAGGCGACCGGCTTCTCGGTCGGGATCATCGGCGCTGGCCCCGGTGGCCTCACCACGGCGGAATATCTGCGCGCGGCGGGGCATGAGGTGCATGTCTACGATCGTCACGATCGCGCCGGCGGCCTGCTGACCTATGGCATCCCCGGCTTCAAGCTGGAGAAAGAGGTCGTCATGCGCCGCGTCAAGCGGCTGGAGGATGCCGGCATCCAGTTCCACATGGGCTTCGACGTCGGCAAGGACGCCTCGCTGGCCGAGCTGCGCGAGCGGCATGACGCGCTCCTGATCGCAACCGGCGTCTACAAGGCGCGCGACATCAAGGCGCCCGGCGTCGGGACCACCGGCGTGGTCAAGGCGCTCGATTTCCTCACCGCCTCTAACAAGGCCGGCTTTGGGGATCATGTCCCCGCCCATGAGGATGGCTCGTTGCTCGCGACCGGCAAGGATGTCGTGGTGATCGGCGGCGGCGATACCGCCATGGACTGCGTGCGCACCTCGATCCGCCAGGGCGCCAAGTCAGTGCGCTGCCTCTACCGCCGCGACCGGGAGAACATGCCCGGCTCGCAGCGCGAGGTACAGAATGCCGAGGAAGAAGGCGTCGAGTTCGTCTGGCTCTCCGCCCCCGTCGCCTTCGAAGGCACGGAGAAGGTCACCGGCGTGAAGACGACGCGCATGCGCCTCGGCCAGCCGGACGCTTCCGGCCGCCGCGCGCCGGAGCCGGAGCCGGGCAGCGAGACCAGCATTCCCGCCGATCTGGTCATCAAGGCGCTGGGCTATGACCCCGAGGATCTGCCGGTGCTGTTCGGCGAGCCGGGCCTCGCCGTCACCCGCTGGGGCACGCTGCGCGTCGACCATCGCAACATGATGACCAGCGTCGATGGCGTGTTCGCCGCCGGCGACATCGTGCGCGGCGCCAGCCTCGTCGTCTGGGCCATCCGCGATGGCCGCGACGTGGCCGACCATATGCACAGCTATCTGCGTGCGCGGACGCCCAAGAAGCAGGCGGTCGCCGCATGA
- the gltB gene encoding glutamate synthase large subunit: protein MVPETERDRIAREGMYRPEFEGDACGVGLVAATDGKASRRVVESAIDALKAVWHRGAVDADGKTGDGAGIHVDLPVRFFDDAISASGHKPLPNRLAVGMIFLPRTDLGAQETCRTLVEAEIIQAGYRIYGWRQVPVDVSVIGEKAQRTRPEIEQILISGPMPEEQDVAEFERDLYLVRRRIEKKVIEAQINDFYVCSLSCQSIIYKGLFLAESLSVFYPDLTDERFESRVAIFHQRYSTNTFPQWWLAQPFRSLAHNGEINTIRGNKNWMKSHEIKMAALAFGEQSGDIKPVIPAGASDTAALDAVFETLCRAGRDAPTAKIMLVPEAWQHNDDVPQAHQNMYNYLASVMEPWDGPAALAMTDGRWAVAGMDRNALRPLRYTLTSDNLLIVGSETGMVVVPETTVVKKGRLGPGQMIAVDLDAGQVYDDRAIKDRIAGERPYADYVKGFRTADDLPAAANDARPQWDRAELARRQVAANLTMEDMELILSPMAEDGKEAVGSMGDDAPLAVITEKPRTISHFFRQNFSQVTNPPIDSLRERHVMSLKTRYSNLANILEEDRQNSEVMILESPVLLCDDWSRLKRYFGKTVAEIDCTFPADGPSDALRAAINRIRDEAEIAVRAGQTELFLSDEAIGPDRVGIAIILAAAAVHTHLVRKGLRSYASINVRTAECLDTHYFAVLIGVGATAVNAYLAEACIADRHARGLLGDRSLEACLENFRTAINEGLLKIMSKMGIAVISSYRGGYNFEAVGLSRAIVNDLFPNMPSKISGEGYASLQYNALVRHEAAFSKAVATLPIGGFYRHRAGGDAHAYSAQLMHLLQTSVNTDSYSTYLQFSRGVSELPPVYLRDLLEFNYPDQAVPIDEVEAITEIRKRFVTPGMSLGALSPEAHETLAIAMNRIGAKAVSGEGGEDRSRFQPYENGDNANSSIKQIASGRFGVHAEYLGACEEIEIKVAQGAKPGEGGQLPGFKVTEFIAKLRHSTPGVTLISPPPHHDIYSIEDLAQLIYDLKQINPRARVCVKLVSQAGIGTVAAGVAKAHADVILVSGNVGGTGASPQTSIKFAGLPWEMGLAETNQVLTLNGLRHKVKLRTDGGLKTGRDIVIAAILGAEEFGIGTLSLVAMGCIMVRQCHSNTCPVGVCVQDERLRAKFTGTPEKVINLMTFIAEEVREILARLGYRSLDEVIGRTELLKQVSRGAEHLDDLDLNPILAKVDADDDKRRFNLPTWRNEVPDSLDAQMIADAQAVFERGEKMQLTYTVRNTHRAVGTRFSALITKKFGMSTLQDGHVHVRLRGTAGQSLGAFLCKGITLEVFGDANDYVGKGLSGGIIAVRPMVSSPLASQENTIIGNTVLYGSTAGKLFAAGQAGERFAVRNSGAQVVVEGCGANGCEYMTGGTAVILGKVGANFGAGMTGGMAFIYDESRTFPAHANAESIVWQRLDSAHWESVLKDLVEEHVARTDSDWAKSILHSWERNRDHFWQVCPKEMLSRLKQPLSDKQEVVAAE from the coding sequence ATGGTTCCTGAAACCGAACGCGACCGGATCGCCCGTGAGGGCATGTATCGCCCTGAATTCGAGGGGGACGCCTGTGGCGTCGGCCTCGTCGCGGCGACGGATGGCAAGGCCTCGCGCCGTGTGGTCGAGAGCGCCATCGATGCGCTCAAGGCCGTGTGGCACCGCGGTGCTGTCGATGCCGATGGCAAGACCGGCGACGGTGCCGGCATCCATGTCGATCTGCCGGTGCGCTTCTTCGACGATGCCATTTCCGCCTCCGGCCACAAGCCGCTGCCCAACCGCCTTGCCGTCGGCATGATCTTCCTGCCGCGCACGGACCTGGGCGCGCAGGAGACCTGCCGCACGCTGGTCGAGGCCGAGATCATCCAGGCGGGCTACCGCATCTATGGCTGGAGGCAGGTGCCGGTCGATGTCTCCGTCATCGGTGAAAAGGCGCAGCGCACGCGCCCCGAGATCGAGCAGATCCTCATCTCCGGCCCGATGCCCGAGGAGCAGGACGTCGCCGAGTTCGAGCGCGATCTCTATCTCGTGCGTCGACGCATCGAGAAGAAGGTGATCGAGGCGCAGATCAACGACTTCTACGTCTGCTCGCTCTCCTGCCAGTCGATCATCTACAAGGGCCTGTTCCTCGCGGAATCGCTCTCGGTCTTCTATCCGGACCTGACCGACGAGCGGTTCGAAAGCCGCGTGGCGATCTTCCACCAGCGCTACTCGACCAACACCTTCCCGCAGTGGTGGCTGGCCCAGCCCTTCCGGTCGCTGGCCCATAATGGCGAGATCAACACGATCCGCGGCAACAAGAACTGGATGAAGAGCCACGAGATCAAGATGGCGGCGCTGGCCTTTGGCGAGCAGTCCGGCGACATCAAGCCGGTGATCCCGGCGGGTGCGTCCGACACCGCCGCGCTCGATGCCGTGTTCGAGACGCTGTGCCGCGCCGGCCGCGACGCGCCGACCGCGAAGATCATGCTCGTGCCAGAGGCATGGCAGCACAATGACGATGTGCCGCAGGCCCACCAGAACATGTACAACTATCTCGCCTCCGTGATGGAGCCGTGGGATGGCCCGGCCGCGCTCGCCATGACCGACGGCCGCTGGGCCGTGGCCGGCATGGACCGCAACGCCCTGCGTCCGCTGCGTTACACGCTCACCTCCGACAATCTGCTGATCGTCGGCTCGGAGACGGGCATGGTCGTGGTGCCGGAAACCACCGTGGTCAAGAAGGGCCGCCTCGGCCCCGGCCAGATGATTGCCGTCGATCTTGATGCCGGCCAGGTCTATGACGACCGCGCCATCAAGGACCGGATTGCCGGCGAGCGGCCCTATGCGGATTATGTGAAGGGCTTCCGCACGGCGGACGACCTCCCCGCCGCTGCTAACGACGCGCGCCCGCAGTGGGACCGCGCCGAGCTGGCACGCCGTCAGGTCGCCGCCAACCTCACCATGGAGGACATGGAGCTGATCCTCAGCCCCATGGCCGAGGATGGCAAGGAAGCGGTCGGCTCCATGGGCGATGATGCGCCGCTCGCGGTGATCACCGAGAAGCCGCGCACGATCAGCCACTTCTTCCGCCAGAACTTCAGCCAGGTGACCAATCCGCCCATCGACTCGCTGCGTGAGCGGCATGTGATGAGCCTGAAGACGCGCTATTCGAACCTCGCCAACATTCTGGAGGAAGACCGCCAGAACAGCGAGGTGATGATCCTGGAATCGCCAGTGCTGCTGTGCGACGACTGGTCGCGGCTGAAGCGCTATTTCGGCAAGACGGTGGCGGAAATCGACTGCACCTTCCCCGCCGATGGTCCGTCGGATGCCCTGCGCGCGGCCATCAACCGCATTCGCGACGAGGCGGAAATCGCCGTGCGCGCCGGCCAGACCGAGCTGTTCCTCTCCGATGAAGCCATCGGGCCGGACCGCGTCGGCATCGCCATTATCCTCGCGGCGGCGGCGGTTCACACCCATCTCGTCCGCAAGGGCCTGCGCTCCTACGCGTCAATCAACGTGCGCACCGCCGAATGTCTGGACACGCATTATTTCGCGGTCCTCATCGGCGTGGGCGCCACGGCCGTGAACGCCTATCTTGCCGAAGCCTGCATCGCCGACCGCCATGCGCGCGGTCTGCTGGGCGACCGCAGCCTGGAGGCGTGCCTCGAGAACTTCCGCACAGCGATCAACGAGGGCCTGCTCAAGATCATGAGCAAGATGGGCATCGCGGTGATCTCCAGCTATCGCGGCGGTTATAATTTCGAGGCGGTGGGTCTTTCGCGGGCGATCGTGAACGATCTGTTCCCGAACATGCCCTCGAAGATCTCCGGCGAGGGCTATGCCTCGCTGCAGTATAACGCGCTCGTCCGCCATGAGGCGGCGTTCAGCAAGGCCGTCGCCACGCTGCCGATCGGCGGTTTTTACCGTCACCGGGCGGGCGGCGATGCCCATGCCTATTCGGCGCAGCTCATGCACCTGCTGCAAACCTCGGTGAACACGGACAGCTACTCGACCTACCTGCAATTCTCGCGGGGCGTCTCGGAGCTGCCGCCGGTCTATCTGCGCGATCTGCTGGAGTTCAACTATCCCGATCAGGCGGTGCCGATCGACGAGGTCGAGGCGATCACCGAGATCCGCAAGCGCTTCGTCACCCCCGGCATGTCGCTGGGCGCGCTCTCACCCGAGGCGCATGAGACGCTGGCCATCGCCATGAACCGGATCGGCGCCAAGGCCGTCTCCGGCGAGGGCGGCGAGGATCGCTCGCGCTTCCAGCCCTATGAGAATGGCGACAACGCCAATTCGAGCATCAAGCAGATCGCCTCCGGCCGCTTTGGCGTTCATGCCGAATATCTGGGCGCCTGCGAGGAAATCGAGATCAAGGTCGCGCAGGGCGCCAAGCCCGGTGAGGGCGGCCAGTTGCCCGGCTTCAAGGTGACCGAGTTCATCGCCAAGCTGCGCCACTCGACGCCCGGCGTGACGCTGATCTCGCCGCCGCCGCATCACGACATCTACTCGATCGAGGATCTGGCGCAGCTCATCTATGACCTCAAGCAGATCAACCCGCGTGCGCGGGTCTGCGTGAAGCTGGTGAGCCAGGCGGGCATCGGCACGGTCGCGGCGGGTGTCGCCAAGGCGCATGCCGACGTCATCCTCGTCTCCGGCAATGTCGGCGGCACCGGTGCTTCGCCGCAGACCAGCATCAAGTTCGCTGGGCTGCCGTGGGAAATGGGGCTGGCCGAGACCAATCAGGTGCTCACGCTCAACGGCCTGCGCCACAAGGTGAAGCTGCGCACGGATGGCGGCCTCAAGACCGGCCGCGACATCGTGATCGCGGCGATCCTGGGCGCCGAGGAATTCGGCATCGGGACGCTGAGCCTCGTCGCCATGGGCTGCATCATGGTCCGCCAGTGCCACTCGAACACCTGCCCGGTGGGCGTGTGCGTGCAGGACGAGCGCCTGCGCGCCAAGTTCACCGGCACGCCGGAAAAGGTCATCAACCTGATGACCTTCATCGCCGAGGAAGTGCGCGAGATCCTGGCGCGTCTGGGCTATCGCAGCCTGGATGAGGTGATCGGCCGTACCGAACTGCTCAAGCAGGTCAGCCGTGGCGCCGAGCATCTGGACGATCTGGACCTCAACCCGATCCTCGCGAAGGTGGATGCGGACGACGACAAGCGCCGCTTCAACCTGCCGACTTGGCGCAACGAAGTGCCGGACAGCCTGGATGCGCAGATGATCGCGGACGCGCAGGCGGTGTTCGAGCGTGGCGAGAAGATGCAGCTCACCTACACGGTGCGCAACACGCACCGCGCCGTGGGCACGCGCTTCTCGGCGCTGATCACCAAGAAGTTCGGCATGTCCACCCTGCAGGATGGGCATGTCCATGTCCGTCTGCGCGGCACGGCCGGCCAGTCGCTGGGCGCCTTCCTGTGCAAGGGCATCACGCTGGAAGTATTCGGCGATGCCAATGACTATGTCGGCAAGGGCCTCTCGGGCGGCATCATCGCCGTGCGGCCGATGGTCTCCAGCCCGCTGGCGAGCCAGGAGAACACGATCATCGGCAACACGGTGCTCTATGGCTCCACCGCCGGGAAGCTGTTCGCAGCCGGTCAGGCCGGCGAGCGCTTCGCGGTCCGCAACTCCGGCGCGCAGGTCGTCGTCGAAGGCTGCGGCGCCAATGGCTGCGAATATATGACCGGCGGCACCGCCGTGATCCTCGGCAAGGTCGGCGCCAATTTCGGCGCGGGCATGACCGGCGGCATGGCCTTCATCTATGATGAAAGCCGCACCTTCCCGGCCCATGCCAATGCCGAGAGCATCGTCTGGCAGCGGCTGGACAGCGCCCATTGGGAAAGCGTGCTCAAGGATCTGGTCGAGGAGCATGTCGCGCGCACGGACAGCGACTGGGCCAAGTCCATCCTGCACAGCTGGGAGCGCAACCGCGATCACTTCTGGCAAGTCTGCCCGAAGGAAATGCTCAGCCGCCTCAAGCAGCCGCTGTCCGACAAGCAAGAGGTTGTCGCGGCGGAATGA
- a CDS encoding glutathione S-transferase family protein, whose amino-acid sequence MWHLYQFPLCPFSRKVRFLMAEKGIVYETVRESPWEGRDEFLDLNPAGTTPVIVADDGHATLADSQAICEYFEETVDKFPLIAGSALDRAEVRRLVAWLDQIVYRDVVAPLLNERMIKRVVSRTSPDAGALREAMRRANTHMDYLDYLLDHRSWLAGGTMSLADIAAAAHISVADYLGGIDWEGHGQTKRWYAGIKSRPSFRPLLAERMEIVTPPKYYDQPDF is encoded by the coding sequence ATGTGGCATCTCTATCAGTTTCCGCTCTGTCCCTTCTCGCGCAAGGTCCGCTTTCTCATGGCGGAAAAGGGCATCGTGTACGAAACGGTGCGCGAATCGCCCTGGGAAGGTCGGGATGAATTCCTCGATCTGAACCCCGCCGGCACCACACCGGTGATCGTGGCCGATGACGGCCATGCGACACTGGCGGACAGTCAGGCGATCTGCGAATATTTCGAAGAGACGGTGGACAAGTTCCCGCTCATCGCCGGCTCCGCGTTGGATCGTGCGGAAGTCCGCCGGTTGGTCGCCTGGCTGGACCAGATCGTCTATCGCGATGTCGTGGCGCCGCTGCTCAACGAGCGGATGATCAAGCGGGTCGTCTCCCGCACCTCACCCGATGCTGGGGCGCTGCGCGAGGCGATGCGGCGGGCCAACACGCATATGGATTATCTCGATTATCTGCTCGACCATCGCAGCTGGCTGGCCGGCGGAACGATGAGTCTGGCGGACATCGCCGCCGCCGCGCATATCTCCGTCGCGGATTATCTCGGCGGCATCGACTGGGAAGGCCATGGCCAGACCAAGCGCTGGTATGCCGGCATCAAGTCACGCCCTTCCTTCCGTCCGCTGCTGGCGGAGCGGATGGAGATCGTGACGCCGCCTAAATATTACGATCAGCCGGATTTCTGA
- a CDS encoding sensor domain-containing diguanylate cyclase — protein sequence MSAAQVPSESFGGKLARLGRILGITEGASESAHVVEGARREEGNAHLRRESERRKMIYEEVGSFLFAHDLDLTPLNFGLALDYITGNDIAVEKAVRAILMERGKLTNGAVEQIIVDQRAEELTPDTLADMLKKVEANLDQITGIVDQSSTSAKDFGVALQKQAASLEQSDAGEALGNLILLTRSMIEKTREVESKMREGQTQTRLLQKNLESARKAAEQDHLTGLPNRRAFENTLREEAVKAREDGESLCVAFCDIDHFKVINDTHGHDAGDRVLKFVAGLLAKISGDKCHVARHGGEEFVMLFRGLTVAEAAKVVDDARIDMAQRNLVDRKTGERMDRVTFSGGVADVFGYTEPRDALKAADRALYLAKEHGRNRVYIAAETEH from the coding sequence ATGTCTGCCGCGCAAGTGCCGTCTGAGAGTTTTGGTGGGAAGCTGGCCCGGTTGGGCCGCATTCTGGGCATCACGGAAGGTGCGTCCGAAAGCGCGCACGTCGTCGAGGGGGCTCGGCGCGAGGAAGGCAATGCGCATCTTCGCCGCGAGAGCGAGCGGCGCAAGATGATCTACGAAGAAGTCGGCAGCTTTCTCTTCGCCCATGATCTCGATCTGACGCCGCTCAACTTCGGACTGGCGCTGGATTACATCACCGGCAACGACATCGCCGTGGAAAAGGCGGTCCGCGCGATCCTGATGGAGCGCGGGAAGCTTACCAATGGCGCGGTCGAGCAGATCATCGTCGACCAGCGGGCCGAGGAACTGACCCCTGATACGCTGGCCGACATGCTCAAGAAGGTCGAGGCCAATCTTGATCAGATCACCGGCATTGTCGATCAATCCAGCACCTCCGCCAAGGATTTCGGCGTGGCCTTGCAGAAGCAGGCCGCCTCGCTGGAGCAGTCGGATGCCGGGGAGGCGCTCGGCAATCTCATTCTGCTCACCCGCAGCATGATCGAGAAGACGCGCGAAGTCGAAAGCAAGATGCGCGAGGGGCAGACGCAGACGCGGCTGCTGCAGAAGAACCTGGAAAGCGCTCGCAAGGCGGCTGAGCAGGATCATCTGACCGGCCTCCCGAACCGCCGCGCATTCGAAAACACGCTGCGTGAGGAAGCCGTCAAGGCGCGGGAAGATGGCGAATCCCTGTGTGTCGCCTTCTGCGATATCGATCATTTCAAGGTCATCAACGATACGCATGGCCATGATGCCGGCGACCGCGTGCTCAAGTTCGTTGCCGGCCTGCTCGCCAAGATTTCCGGCGATAAATGCCATGTCGCGCGCCACGGCGGCGAGGAATTCGTCATGCTCTTCCGGGGGCTGACCGTCGCGGAGGCCGCCAAGGTGGTGGACGATGCGCGCATCGACATGGCGCAGCGCAATCTGGTCGACCGCAAGACCGGCGAACGCATGGACCGCGTGACCTTCTCAGGGGGCGTGGCGGATGTCTTTGGCTACACCGAGCCACGCGATGCGCTCAAAGCCGCAGATCGCGCCCTGTATCTGGCTAAGGAACATGGTCGCAACCGCGTCTATATCGCGGCTGAAACCGAGCATTGA